In Corylus avellana chromosome ca8, CavTom2PMs-1.0, the genomic stretch AAGTAAATGGGTCGCTTCTtatcttgtttttggaagcattcctaTATAATCTTCTATTCTCTTTTCCATCCggataaaaaataagaaaaatcatTTACCCTTTACTGTAtccctttccttattcaattaaaaaaaaacactaatcgATCATTTCCTCATAATGTTCGAAAAACAAATCGAACATGTTCCTCGAATATtcgaaagtaaaaaaaaaaaaaaaacaactcacCGAGTCTATGATCTctttaaaatatgttaaaagtaaaaattacaGGTGGAAAACATGGTTGTCTTGTCCCTTGCTTCTCTGGCGTAATGGGTGATAGGCCTAACCTCTTTTTGGCGCTTGCAAGACACGGCAAAACAACTACTAAAGAAAGACAAAACCTCCAATACGCCATTATCGACATCACGCGCGTCTACGGGAGGTGGGGAATTCTATTTCCACTTGGGGGCGGTGAGTTGACCCTGTGTTCCGGGAAACCCTAAAGCACAGAAAATGTCTGTTATTTCCATACATTCCCTCTGCAACCCGATACACCATTATCGTCCACACGCTTCCTCTAGAAGACGTAGCTTATCGTATAGAATCAATTCAAATCCCAAATCTCCATTGAGAAAGATTGAGACtagcttttctcttttcaaactCTTATTCAGACGGAGAAAGTAGACAGAAAgagattttattcttttattgttACTATAACTTGTGAAATTGGGTTTTGGGATTTGGGTTGTTCTTGGTTTTTATATTTGCATGATTTTCTGTTGTGGGTTTTGATTAGAATTCAATCAGACTTCTTCGGCGTCAACCTTTTggataatttttcctttatgttgattttttttttttttgaatttttaatttccatTTGTATGAACCAGTCAAGTTGGTTTTGCTTGCTTACAGGGTCTTCTTCCTTGTATATGTATGGCTATTATTAATTGGTGGAGAGGGCTTTGATTGGAATAGAAATTAAAGCTTGTAAAGCTTTGATTTTGAGGGGCTGCTTCTCTCGTTTCTGACTTTTGTCGAATTCATCAATGGGAAAGCCGAcggggaagaagaagaatcagcTAGAACAAAAGCATGCCAATGCAAACGGAAAGCCTAGCAAGCCCTCCGATCGAACCTCGAAAGCCATGGATGAGGACACAGCAATCTTCATCAACATGTCCCAAGAGCTCAAAGAAGAAGGTAACAAACTCTTTTACAAGCGTGACCACGAGGGCGCCATGTTGAAATATGAAAAGGCCCTCAAACTCTTACCTAGGACTCACATTGATGTTGCACATCTGCGTTGCAATATGGCTTCTTGTTATATGCAATTGGGTCTCGGTGAGTACCCTCGAGCAATCAATGAATGCAATTTAGCTTTAGAAGTGTCGCAGAAATTTAGTAAAGCACTGTTGAAGAGAGGCAGGTGTTATGAGGCTTTGAATCGATTGGATTTGGCGTTGAGAGATGTTAATACTGTTTTGAGTATGGAACCTAATAATATTACGGCTTTGGAGACTGTGGAGAGGTTGCGAAAGACGATGAGCGAAAAGGGTATTGATGTTGATGAGAAAGTGATTGGTTTGACTCATGTGGAGCAGCCCAGTGCTTTAAAGTTGGGTAAAGTGGCGAAAGAgaaattaagaaagaagaagagtagGAGAGATGAATTGAAGGCAGAGGATAAGGCGGTTGTGCAAGAGAAGGTGAGTGCTGTTAAGGATAAGGAAGTGATTGCGAAGACAGTGGAGGAAGAGAAAGTAGTTATGGAGCCTGTTAAGGAACAAAAAGTGGTTACAAAGACAGTGAAGTTGGTGTTTGGGGAGGATATTAGGAGGGGGGAGTTACCAGTTAATTGTAGCATGAAGTTGGTAAGGGAGATAATTCAGGATAGGTTTCCAGGACTGAAGGGTGTTCTTGTGAAGTACAGGGATCAAGAGGGTGATTTGGTTACAATCACTACTACGGATGAGCTGAGGTTGGCTGAATCATCTGGTGACTCAGAAGGGTCTCTTAGGTTGTATGTTGCAGAAGTAAGTGCTGATCAGGAGCCGGTCTATGAGGGAATGAACGATGAGGAGGAGGTGCATGAGAATGGTAGTAAATCAAGTAATCTTGTTGAAAATGGGGATGTGGGGAACGGAAAAGAAGTTGAAAGAGGGTTGTCTACTATTGAGGACTGGATTATACAGTTTGCACGATTGTTCAAAAACCATGTTGGGTTTGATTCTGATTCGTACTTGGATCTTCATGAGCTAGGCATGAAGCTATACTCAGAGGCTATGGAGGACACTGTGACAAATGAGGATGCTCAACAACTGTTTGAAATGGCTGCAGATAAGTTCCAAGAGATGGCAGCTTTGGCATTGTTCAATTGGGGGAATGTTCACTTGTCCAGGGCAAGGAAGCGGGTATTCCTATCAGAAGATAGTTCGAGGGAATCTGTACTTGAGAAGATTAAGGCTGCATATGAGTGGGCACATAAAGAGTACGCGAAGGCTGAAAAGAAGTATGAAGAAGCTCTAAAAATCAAACCAGACTTTTATGAAGGTTATCTTGCACTTGGGCAACAGCAATTTGAGCAGTCAAAGCTCTGTTGGTACTATGCAGTTGGGAGAAAGACTGAATTAGAGACTGGGCCTTCCTCAGAGGTCTTACAGCTATATAACAAGGCTGAAGACAGCATGGAGAAAGGCATGCTGATGTTGGAAGAGATGGAGGAGCGGCGTCTAAATGGACTCTCCAAATCAgagaaatatgaagaaaatttgCAGAAAATGGGGTTGGATGGTCTATTTCAAGATATTTCTGCCGAGGAAGCTGCAGAGCAGGCTGCGAACATGAAATCACAGATATACCTCTTATGGGGCACCTTGCTTTATGAGCGTTCAATTGTGGAATATAAGCTAGAATTACCAACTTGGGAAGAGTGTTTAGAGGTTGCGGTTGAGAAGTTTGAACTTGCGGGAGCTTCTCCAACAGATATAGCTGTTATGGTAAAGAACCACAGTTCTAATGAAACAGCCTTGGAAGGTAATGTGTAAAATTTTGCTTCTTAATTGTCTTGTATATCCTTACGGATTCGGTCATGGTtactggaaacatttgaataCTCTACAACCATGCAGGTCTTGGATTCAAAATTGATGAGATAATTCAAGCCTGGAATGAGATGTACGATGCTAAGAGGTGGCAGTTTGGTGCTCCATCTTTTCGGCTTGAACCTTTGTTTCGTAGGCGGGTTCCAAAGCTTCATTCTGTCTTGGAGcatgcttgatttttttttttctttcggttGATGGTTGCATATTCTTTAGGGGCATTGAGCAAATGCTTCAGCTTCCTTTAGTTCAATCTTCAAAAGCGCTGTCTTTGCGAAATTAAGATAGGTAAGCCTATGTCTATCACATTGCTCGTTGagttagagagttctctaattcttttatttttttaattttttattttattttaagtgttTAACCATTGCATGCTATGCACTACCTCACCCTCATTCATGAGGAAAATGGAATCAAATTTAAACACTTGAATTTTAAGAGAATGTATGCACAGCCTACTAAAATTTTGAATGCTTATCTTTgactaaaaatatgatttttagcAAGCATGGGTTGGATGGCAATACACATATCCTCAAATAGATTTTACTTGAGTGTAGTAAAGGAAAACCTTTTGCATTGGGATTTTGGATGGGGTTTTGTGTTctcttaatataaaatatcaatgtatctctctctctcttttttcttttttttttttttttttgctttaattaGATGTATAAATATTTATCTATCACTAATTAATCTTATATGTCAAACCACCACTGATTGTAATTGGTAGAATGACTTGGAATAAATGAAAGTAAACGGCAATCAACATTAATAATTGGCAAACAAtgcttttttttgataagtaataattgGCAAACAATGCTAATAATGCTTTACAagatttttatatgtatattaGACACAAATAAGTTATTGATGGGATTCCAGAAGATCCGAAGAAGTACTGACATGATTGGATGCCAAGTTCTCTctacttttagttttttgttataATGATATGGAACTCCTCACTACTAATGACATGATTTAAGTGGGTGCCTGATGAGGAAGGCCAAAGAGGACTAATAAAAGATGGAGGTTCCTTTGGCATGTACAGAAGCCCTTGATTTAAGTTAGAAGGATGTTTAGACATTTTGTTGGTTTATGATGCATTTGAGCGTAGACAACATTTGCTAGATATTGTTGGATCGATATGGCGGTGTTGTTGGAATCTAACAGCAAATTGAGTACTTGATTGACCACATGAGTTTGTTCTTTCCTTAATAGCTCCTACGTCTCTCATTTTTCATTtgctgtatatatattttttttctcaatatatattGCAAATTCATTTTGAATTAGAATTTCTCTCAATCTATATGTCGATGCCAATAGCAAAATTAGCATAACTGGACTGATTGAAACCTGTTCTCTTTGGTCCTTTCTGTCAATGCAGGCTTTTGCATGGATTATTGTGTTTTTAGCTCGTTGTTTTGCTATGGGAGCAAAGGACGACCATGTCTAAATGTTGGTTTTGAATGAGAGTGTCAGTCAGTAGGCCTTGAAGCCGACTATGTCATTCATTTTTCTGGgaattcatttttcttcctttcttttca encodes the following:
- the LOC132190636 gene encoding protein PHOX1, translated to MGKPTGKKKNQLEQKHANANGKPSKPSDRTSKAMDEDTAIFINMSQELKEEGNKLFYKRDHEGAMLKYEKALKLLPRTHIDVAHLRCNMASCYMQLGLGEYPRAINECNLALEVSQKFSKALLKRGRCYEALNRLDLALRDVNTVLSMEPNNITALETVERLRKTMSEKGIDVDEKVIGLTHVEQPSALKLGKVAKEKLRKKKSRRDELKAEDKAVVQEKVSAVKDKEVIAKTVEEEKVVMEPVKEQKVVTKTVKLVFGEDIRRGELPVNCSMKLVREIIQDRFPGLKGVLVKYRDQEGDLVTITTTDELRLAESSGDSEGSLRLYVAEVSADQEPVYEGMNDEEEVHENGSKSSNLVENGDVGNGKEVERGLSTIEDWIIQFARLFKNHVGFDSDSYLDLHELGMKLYSEAMEDTVTNEDAQQLFEMAADKFQEMAALALFNWGNVHLSRARKRVFLSEDSSRESVLEKIKAAYEWAHKEYAKAEKKYEEALKIKPDFYEGYLALGQQQFEQSKLCWYYAVGRKTELETGPSSEVLQLYNKAEDSMEKGMLMLEEMEERRLNGLSKSEKYEENLQKMGLDGLFQDISAEEAAEQAANMKSQIYLLWGTLLYERSIVEYKLELPTWEECLEVAVEKFELAGASPTDIAVMVKNHSSNETALEGLGFKIDEIIQAWNEMYDAKRWQFGAPSFRLEPLFRRRVPKLHSVLEHA